GTGTCGGCCAGACGCTCTTGGCCACGTGTCGGCCAGACACTCTTGGCCACGTGTCGGCCAGACACTCTTGGCCACGTGTCGGCCAGACACTCTTGGCCACGTGTCGGCCAGACGCTCTTGGCCCACGTGTCGGCCAGACACTCTTGGCCACGTGTCGGCCAGACACTCTTGGCCACGTGTCGGCCAGACGCTCTTGGCCCACGTGTCGGCCAGACACTCTTGGCCACGTGTCGGCCAGACGCTCTTGGCCCACGTGACGGCCAGACGCTCTTGGCCCACGTGTCGGCCAGACACTCTTGGCCGCGTGTCGGCCAGACGCTCTTGGCCCACGTGACGGCCAGACGCTCTTGGCCACGTGTCGGCCAGACGCTCTTGGCCGAGTGTCGGCCAGACGCTCTTGGCCCACGTGTCGGCCAGACACTCTTGTCCACGTGTCGGCCAGACACTCTTGGCCAGACACGTCCCGGCCAGACACGTCACGGCCAGACACGTCCCGGCCAGACACGTCCCGGCCAGACACGTCCCAGCCAGACACGTCCCAGCCAGACACGTCCCGGCCAGACACGTCCCAGCCAGACACGTCCCGGCCAGACACGTCACGGCCAGACACGTCCCGGCCAGACACGTCACGGCCAGACACGTCCCGGCCAGACACGTCACGGCCAGACACGTCCCGGCCAGACACGTCCCGGCCAGACACGTCACGGCCAGACACGTCCCGGCCAGACACGTCCCGGCCAGACACGTCACGGCCAGACACGTCCCGGCCAGACACGTCCCGGCCAGACACGTCCCGGCCAGACACGTCCCAGCCAGACACGTCCCAGCCAGACACGTCCCGGCCAGACACGTCCCAGCCAGACACGTCCCAGCCAGACACGTCACGGCCAGACACGTCCCGGCCAGACACGTCCCGGCCAGACACGTCCCGGCCAGACACGTCCCGGCCAGACACGTCCCAGCCAGACACGTCCCAGCCAGACACGTCCCGGCCAGACACGTCCCAGGAAGACACGTCACGGCCAGACACGTCACGGCCAGACACGTCCCGGCCAGACATGTCCCGGCCAGACACGTCCCGGCCAGACACGTCCCAGCCAGACACGTCCCAGCCAGACACGTCCCAGCCAGACACGTCCCGGCCAGACACGTCCCAGTCAGACACGTCCCGGCCAGACACGTCCCAGCCAGACACGTCCCGGCCAGACACGTCACGGCCGGACACGTCCCGGCCAGACACGTCCCGGCCAGACACGTCCCGGCCAGACACGTCCCGGCCAGACACGTCCCAGCCAGACACGTCCCGGCCAGACACGTCCCAGCCAGACACGTCACGGCCAGACACGTCCCGGCCAGACACGTCCCGGCCAGACACGTCCCGGCCAGACACGTCCCGGCCAGACACGTCACGGCCAGACACGTCCCGGCCAGACACGTCACGGCCAGACACGCCCCGGCCAGACACGTCCCGGCCAGACACGTCACGGCCAGACACGTCCCGGCCAGACACGTCCCAGCCAGACACGTCCCGGCCAGACACGTCCCAGCCAGACACGTCCCGGCCAGACACGTCCCGGCCAGACACGTCCCAGCCAGACACGTCCCGGCCAGACACGTCCCGGCCAGACACGTCCCGGCCAGACACGTCCCAGCCAGACACGTCACGGCCAGACACGTCTCAGCCAGATACGTCCCAGCCAGACACGTCCCAGCCAGACACGTCCCGGCCAGACACGTCACGGCCAGACACGTCTCAGCCAGATACGTCCCAGCCAGACACGTCCCGGCCAGACACGTCCCAGCCAGACACGTCCCAGCCAGACACGTCCCAGCCAGACACGTCCCGGCCAGACACGTCCCGGCCAGACACGTCCCAGCCAGACACGTCCCGGCCAGACACGTCCCGGCCAGACACGTCACGGCCAGACACGTCCCAGCCAGATACGTCCCAGCCAGACACGTCCCGGCCAGACACGTCCCAGCCAGACACGTCCCAGCCAGACACATCCCAGCCAGACACGTCCCGGCCAGACACGTCCCGGCCAGACACGTCCCGGCCAGACACGTCCCAGCCAGACACGTCCCGGCCAGACACGTCCCGGCCAGACACGTCCCGGCCAGACACGTCCCGGCCAGACACGTCCCGGCCAGACACGTCCCGGCCAGACACGTCACGGCCAGACACGTCCCGGCCAGACACGTCCCGGCCAGACACATCCCAGCCAGACACGTCCCGGCCAGACACGTCCCGGCCAGACACGTCCCGGCCAGACACGTCCCGGCCAGACACGTCCCAGCCAGACACGTCCCGGCCAGACACGTCACGGCCAGACACGTCCCAGCCAGACACGTCACGGCCAGACACGTCCCGGCCAGACACGTCCCGGCCAGACACGTCCCCGCTAGACACGTCCCGGCCAGACACGTCCCGGCCAGACACGTCCCAGCCAGACACGTCCCGGCCAGACACGTCCCGGCCAGACACGTCCCAGCCAGACACGTCCCGGCCAGACACGTCCCAGCCAGACACGTCCCGGCCAGACACGTCCCGGCCAGACACGTCCCGACCAGACTGGTGAAGGCGACGACGGGGCGCTGGTCACTGTCTGTTGTCATGACTGTGTCACGTGCTGGTCTGGCTCAGTGTACACCTGTACGTCATATACTGGGTGTGTACACCTGTACGTCATACACTGGGTGTGTACACCTGTACGTCATACACTGGGTGTGTACACCTGTACGTCATACACTGGGTGTGTACACGTCATACACTGGGTGTGTACACCTGTACGTCATACACTGGGTGTGTACACCTGTACGTCATACACTGGGTGTGTACACCTGTACGTCATACACTGGGTGTGTACACCTGTACGTCATACACTGGGTGTGTACACCTGTACGTCATACACTGGGTGTGTACACCTGTACGTCATACACTGGGTGTGTACACCTGTACGTCATACACTGGGTGTGTACACCTGTACGTCATACACTGGGTGTGTACACCTGTACGTCATACACTGGGTGTGTACACCTGTACGTCATACACTGGGTGTGTACACCTGTACGTCATACACTGGGTGTGTACACGTCATACACTGGGTGTGTACACCTGTACGTCATACACTGGGTGTGTACACGTCATACACTGGGTGTGTACACCTGTACGTCATACACTGGGTGTGTACACGTCATACACTGGGTGTGTACACCTGTACGTCATACACTGGGTGTGTACACGTCATACACTGGGTGTGTACACCTGTACGTCATACACTGGGTGTGTACACGTCATACACTGGGTGTGTACACGTCATACACTGGGTGTGTACACGTCATACACTGGGTGTGTACACGTCATACACTGGGTGTGTACACCTGTACGTCATACATTGGGTGTGTACACCTGTACGTCATACACTGGGTGTGTACACGTCATACACTGGGTGTGTACACGTCATACACTGGGTATGAACACGTCATACACTGGGTGTGTACACCTGTACGTCATACACTGGGTGTGTACACGTCATACACTGGGTGTGTACACGTCATACACTGGGTGTGT
The window above is part of the Procambarus clarkii isolate CNS0578487 chromosome 67, FALCON_Pclarkii_2.0, whole genome shotgun sequence genome. Proteins encoded here:
- the LOC138355361 gene encoding adhesive plaque matrix protein-like is translated as MSRPDTSRPDTSQPDTSQPDTSQPDTSRPDTSQSDTSRPDTSQPDTSRPDTSRPDTSRPDTSRPDTSRPDTSRPDTSQPDTSRPDTSQPDTSRPDTSRPDTSRPDTSRPDTSRPDTSRPDTSRPDTSRPDTPRPDTSRPDTSRPDTSRPDTSQPDTSRPDTSQPDTSRPDTSRPDTSQPDTSRPDTSRPDTSRPDTSQPDTSRPDTSQPDTSQPDTSQPDTSRPDTSRPDTSQPDTSQPDTSRPDTSQPDTSQPDTSQPDTSRPDTSRPDTSQPDTSRPDTSRPDTSRPDTSQPDTSQPDTSRPDTSQPDTSQPDTSQPDTSRPDTSRPDTSRPDTSQPDTSRPDTSRPDTSRPDTSRPDTSRPDTSRPDTSRPDTSRPDTSRPDTSQPDTSRPDTSRPDTSRPDTSRPDTSQPDTSRPDTSRPDTSQPDTSRPDTSRPDTSRPDTSPLDTSRPDTSRPDTSQPDTSRPDTSRPDTSQPDTSRPDTSQPDTSRPDTSRPDTSRPDW